CCCTCCGGCTTACGAGGTTTTCGACGGTGACGCCGGGCAAGGGAATGTTTTCTTCCGCATCGATGACGCGCCCCCGGGCTGTGGGGATGGAATCCTGGTAAAAGGATGCAGGCGGGGCGGCTTCAGCAGGTTGTGGTGTAGCGGCTAATAGCGGTAATAGGAGGACTGCCGGGGACTTTTTGAGCCAATCCCGGACCACCATATAGGTATCCATCATATGCATGGGTGTACATGATTTTTATAGTTACGATCTGGTTCTGGTTGATATGTCAGTAGCTCAAACCTTTATACTGCGCGGGGTGCTTCGACACAATGAGTGTAACAGACAATCATTGACGGTACTGTTCCATAAGTTACACAATAATTGGCAGGAATGTTGAAATTGCGCGGCATTTTTGTTGTCCGGGATGAGCGACATGACAAGTTAGCTATATTCCTTATACAACTTCCGGTATCAACGAATGGGACAGGCGCTGCCGTCGGGCCGTCGGGCTGCCGGGCGGGGCTTCATGGAATAGCTGCGCCAGCCGGCGCGGCACTGGATACGGGAAAAATGTCATAGGGGATTAGAATAGGGGCGCAAGTTAGCGCCAAAATTTGACTTCCTCCGTATAGCCGTTATTTTTGTCATCTTTATATATGCAACAACTCCTCGCGCATCTCGCCCGTTACCATCCCATCAGCCCCGCCGCGCGGCAGGCGCTGGAAGATTGCCTCACGGAATCCGTGCACGCCAAAAACGAGCTGCTCATCGTACAAGGACAGGTTTGCCGGCGGCTGTACTTCGTGGAAAAAGGCTGCCTGCGCGGGTATTATCATTTGGACGGGAAGGAGATCACGCACTGGTTCGGCTTCGAGCAGGATTTCGTCACTTCCTTCCATAGCTTCACCACCGGCCAGCCCGCGATGGAAAACATCCAGCTGATGGAAGGTGCGGTCCTCTGGTCGGTTTCCCGGGAAGAACTTCTCCGGTTGCTGGACGCGCATCATGAACTGGAGCGGTTGGTGCGGATCGCGTATGAGAAATATTACCTGCGGCTGGAAGAGCGGTACGTCAACGCGCAGTTTAAATCGGCGGCGGAACGGTACGAACAGCTGCTGGAACAGGCCCCCTACATCCTGGAACGCGCCCCGCTGGGGTATGTGGCGTCTTACCTGGGGATTTCGCAGGAAACCCTCAGCAGGGTTCGCGGCCGCCTTTAACATTTCCCCCGGCGTTTTTTGACGGATGTCAAAAGTTGGACGGAAGGGCGGATATATCTTGGCAGTATTAAATGCAACACCTTTATGGAAACTGTCAAACAACAACAACCCTCCGCCGCCTTCGTCGCCGCTTCCTGGATCGCCCTGCTTGCCGGCGCCGTTGCGTTCAACATCGGCTTATGGAACGCCCCCATGCAGCTCAACGAGAAAGGATACTACTTCACCGTGCTCATGTTCGGCCTCTTCGCCGCCGTTTCCGTGCAGAAATCGGTGCGCGACCAGATGGAGGGCATCCCTGTTACCGCGATTTATTATGGACTGTCGTGGTTCAGTACAATCCTCGCCGTGGTGCTGCTCACGGTCGGCTTGTGGAATGCCGAACTAACGCGCAGCGAGAAGGGGTTCTACGCCATGTCTTTCGTGCTGGCTTTGTTCGGCGCTATCGCCGTACAAAAGAACACCCGCGACGCGAAGGTTTTCCGCCGGGAAGAAGACGCCAAACAATAGCCCGGCCTGTCATCCATTTAACATTCCCCATTACCAGGTACTTCTGTGAATAGCGAAAGCCCCCCGGGACCGGGGGGCTTTCTGTTGTCATGCCGCTTATTATTTATCCAGTAATTCGTTGATCATCAGTTCCAGGGTCCGCTGGTTGTGCCCGTCGGTCCGGAAGTTGGAGAAAACGATATTCCCTTCTTTGTCGATCAGGTAATTGGTAGGTGCGCCGCGGGCGATGAGGTTGCCGCGCTTTTCGGGCTCGTCGCGCACGGGTATAAATGAATATCCGCTCTGGTTCATGAAAGGTACCACGTAAGGATCTTGTTCGTGGGCGATATTGATACCCACGTATGCCAGCTGGTCCTTTCCGTATTTCCGTACCACTGCTTCGAAGTGCGGGAACTCGCCGCGGCAGGGGCCGCACCCGGGGAACCAGTACGTTACCAGCACTACTTTCCCTTTCAGGCTTTCCAGGGAAGTTTTGCCTGCAGTCATATAGTTATCGAGAGAGAACGCCGTCGCGGGTTTGGATGCCGCTTTGCGGACATTCCAGACATCCGCCTGGATGGCCGCATCGTTCTTCCCCAGCTTTCCGCCGTATTGGGTCATGAAGCCGTACACTTCTTCCGTGGGCTCCACTGCGTAATAACGGAGCAGGCTGTCGTAAGCCGCGGCCGTGTTGCCCATCGCGTGGCTGGTGATCGCTTTCTCTTTCAACAGCAAATATATGGTTGGACCGTACCGCATCCTGGGCGCGGCAGCCAGTTGTTGCATCGCTTCGGCATATTTTCCCTCCGCCGCCAAGGCGCGGCCGCCCACGATCGCATCGGCCACCGCTTTGTTCTGCAACCATTGCTGGCTGGAGCGGAGCGAATCGTTCCGTAACATTTCCGCAGCGAGCTCCTGCGCTTTCGGCGCATCGTTGGCGAGCAGGTAGCCGTAGTAATTGTTCATGGCGCTCATCGCCCAGCCATTTTTACCCGGATCGAATTGTTTGCGGGCCATTTCCCACACATCAGTTTTCACCTTCGGGTTCTGCGAACGTTGCGCCAGCCAGTACAGCGCCTGCGCGCCCCTTTCCGTGCCTGGGAAGCGCTTCGGTACTTCCAGCATCATATGGTGGTGTTTGGTGGAATCCGCTTCTGAAAAAGAGCTGGCGTAGTAAAAGGCGTAATTAGGGTTGGACGGATCGGCCTCGGTGGCCTTGCGGAGATATTCGCGCCCAGCGGCGAAGTCACCCCATCTTTCGGCATCGATCCACAACATCTGGTAGGCTTCGCCGTTTTGGGGATCAAGCTTCACCACCTGCTCCAGGTAAGGCTTTGCGGCGGGCAACTCTTTATCGTACAGCGCCGAAGCGAAAGCGAAAGGAATCGCCACGGAGCGGGGGTTCTTCCTGATCCATTTATCATATTGCGCCTGCACTTTTTTGCTTTCCGCGCCAGCCGCATAAATGTAATCTTCATGCGCCTTCGTGTTGTTGAAATCCTTCTTCACAGCCTTCCGCAGCGACTTGATTTCTTTAGGCGTGGCTTTCGGCTCCTTGCGCTGTCCTTCCTGGGCATAAGCGCCCAGGGTCAGCATGCCGGCGGCAAGCAGACAAATCAATTTTTTCATGTCGGGTTGATTTTGACGTTTTGTATAACGGGTGAAACTGGATTAATACTTGTTTTGTTGGATTTGACCGTTGCTGGCGATGATCTCCGTTTGCGGGATCGGCGTGGCAAAGCGGCGGGAGTCTTTAGGCAGCGTGTACGTTTTCTCCGCTTCATTCGTTTGCACGGCGGCCGAGTTGTACGGGAAGAACGAACGGCTCAGCGATACATCGTCGTTCGGATAGTCGTTGCTGTTAAACCGGCGGATATCCATCCAGCGGTGTACGAATGGCATTTCGCGGCGGCGTTCCTGCAATACTTTGGCGATGGCGTCGTCGTTCGAGGTGGCGCTAAGGTTCACCCAGCTTCCCGGCTCCATGCGCTTGGCACGCAGCTGGTTGAGCGCGGCCATGGCATCGGCGGGCTTGCCGGACCGGGCCAGGGCTTCCGCTTTCGTGAGGAGCATCTCGGCTACGGTAGGCCCCGAAGGCATGCGATCCTTAAAAAAGAAAACATACCCCGGGTAATCATAACCGGGATTGATCATCGAGCGATCGTACGAATACCCTTCCACCATATGATAGCGGTAGCGGAGATCATGGTCTTTGTCGTACAGGCTGAGGAGCGCCTCGCTCGGCAGGTACCACCAGCTGTCGTGCGATAGCATGCGGAAATAGAGAAACTCTTTCCAGCCCAGCATATCCGTCTGGTCGATCTGGTTATCGTGCGTGTAGGGGTATTGCAGCACTACGGTTTTCACTTCCGGTGTACCGGGGTTCACGACCAGGCTCTGCGTTCTGCCATAGCGCATTTCGGTATTGTAATCCACCAGGGTGCCGTACTCATCGAGGGCCGCCTGGGCGTATTTCAGGGCTTCGGCGTAATTGCCGCGGGTGAGGTAATAGCGGGCGGCGAAGCCTTTCACGCCGGTAGTACTGGCGCGCCAGTGGCGGGCGCGGCCGTTTTGCACGAGGGGAACAGTCGTCTTAAGTGCTTCCGACAGGTCGGATTCAATTTGCTGGTATACTTTTTCAAGGGGCGCGCGGGCCATGGGCTCGTCGAAGCTGGTCGACAGCTTGATAGGCACACCTGGTTCATTTTTGCTGGCGTCCGTGTAAGGGAGTGCATAAGTATTCGCCAGCTGAAAATAACTGTACGCGCGGATGAAATGCGCATCGGCGGTAAGGGAGGCTTTTTGCTCCGCAGTGCCGGATACGGATTCCACCAGGCTCAATACCATGTTAGCAGTGAAGATTTTCTTGTATTCGTTGGTCCAGAAGCCGTCGCGGGTATCGTCGGGCAGGTACCGGGTGTCCCACAACGCGCACTGGATGCCGGTGAGGTTGAACGGCGTACGGGCGGCCTTGTACATCTCGGCTTTCAGGCCGTAATCGTCTGTACTGTAAATCGCGTAACGGTTGCTTTCGCTGTAGAAGCTGGCATGCGCGTTGAGCAGGGCTTCCAGCTGGTCGGCGGTTTTCACTTCCAGCGCGGAAGTCTTGCTCGGGCGTTCTTCTAAAAATTTATCGCAGGAGGCGAAGCCCAGCGCGCCGCAGATGAAGGCGGTGCGGAATATATGTCTGAATTGGATCGTCATGTGTTCTGTTTTTTTGAATCGAAAAAACCGGGTTAGAGACTGCACTTGATACCGAGCGTCACGGTAGGTTGCGGGCGGAGGAAACCTTTCCGGAATTCCGGATCTTCCTTCGCGTTGTTGCCGTAAATGGTGAAGAGGTTATTTCCCTGTGCAAACACCTGTACGTGCTGGAAACCGATTTTCGCCAGTTTCGCCTTGTCGAGGTTATACGTCAGGTTCACTTCCTGCATCCGGATATGTCCGGCCTTTTCAACGAGATAATTCATGTAGGGGAAGAAGCGGTCCCAGAAATAGTAACGGTCTTCCACATCATTCTGCGGCAGCGGGATGATCTGTTGCATATCGCCGTTCAACACTTCCGAAATCTTCTCGTTCGGCAACACACGGGTAGACCATACGGCCGGGTAATTGAAGCCAAGCCGCTCGAACACATGACCGAACTTGCCTGTTACGATGAACGACAAGTCGAAATCATACACGCGGAGAGTGTTCATGAAGCCCAGGGTATAGGGCGCCACAGTGGTACCTGCGTTCTGCATGTAATTGCGGCCGTCGCCAGGGGTGAAGGTGAAGAAGTTGTATAACGTTCCTTTATCCCCGTACACCATCGGCTGCCCGTCGTGCACGCCGGCATAGCGGTAACGCCAGAGCGCGTCGGCATTGGCGCCCTGCACGTACGCCGCGGTGCCGCCGTTCGCCAGCGAATACGCCGCGTAGTTGGCGATGAACAGCTTCTCGATGCGGTTTTTGTTATATGCGAAATTCAGGTTGCCCTGCCAGCTGATGCGCCTGGCGATGCGCTGCGAAGTACCGATTTCCAGTTCGACGCCGCGGTTGCTGATCTCAGCGTTGTTCAGCTTCTGGGTGGTGGTACCGTTGATGGCGGGGATGGTCACCTGCGCGATCTGGTCCTTTCCATATTTATTATACAAATCGATCTTACCGAATAATTTATTATCAAACAGGCCGTAATCCAGGCCGATGTTCCAGGTCGCCGTTTTCTCCCAACGCAGCGAAGGGTTGCCGAAGCTGGAGATCGTGGCGGTATTATCACCGGTATACACATTCGAAACGGAGCCCAGCGCGATCAGCGGCTTAAACGAGGTCGTGCGGTCTTCGTTGCCGTTGTAGCCATATGTAGCGCGGAGGTTCAGGCGGTTGATGGTATTGTTATGCTGCAGGAAGCGCTCCCGGTGCATGGCCCATCCCAAACCAGCCGACCAGAACGGCGAATAGCGGTATTTCGGATCGTCAGCGATGATATTAGAGGCATCGGTCCGGAAACTGCCGGATACGGTGTACTTGCCCAGGTAAGTATAAGCCAGGTTGGCGAAAGAAGAGAAATAACGGTTGGTGTTGTAGGCGAACCCGTTCCCGTAGGGAATCGTGAAGTTGTTGCCCTGCCAGTTCTGGATCGTTTTGAATGTACCGCCCGGACCATTGGGAAGTATGCCTGAAGTCAGCGTTTCATCATTGTAACCATAAGTCAGCGGGTTGGCGAAGAATTCCGTCACCGCATTGGCGATCTCCACACCTGCGATGACATTCACTTCATGATCGCGGTGGAAGGTGTTGTTGTAGTTCACGGAGTTCCGCCAGTTGTATGCCTGGGTGCGGTAGCGTTGTTGTCCCAGTATGCTCCCTTTCGGAATATTGGGAGAAACGGCGCCGGTGGTTTGGTTCCAGGAAGCGCCCTGGTTCACTGTCTGCCGTACATAGAACGTTTGATCGTTGTAATAATTGCGGACGTTATTATTGAAAATCTCGTACTGGAACTTACTGTCCAGCGTAAGGCCTTTCATGAGCTTGAGCGTGAGCCCGCCCATAAAGCGCGCGTTCAGATGCGTGCGGGTCAGTTTCCGGTTGTTGATCTCGCGCACGGGATTGTAGCTCCAATCGGCATACGGGAAGCGCCCGGTAGGGATGTGCCGGTCGAGGATCGGCATGTAATATTGTTGCAGGTTGGTGAGCGACCCGTCGGGGTTCTGCAGCATTTCGTAAGGAGAAATATCCTGGATATCCGCCAGCTTCAGGCCGCTGCTGTCTTGCTTGTTGTAATGCACCATACCGCCGATACTGAGGTCGAGCCATTTGGTGATATTGGCGACGGAGCGGAAGTTGAGGAGGTACTTCTGGTAACCGGTATTTTTAAAATTAGACTGGTTGTTTTCGAACAGCAGCGAAACCATGTTGGTCATCCGGCCGGTGGAGCCCGACAGGCTGAGGTTGTACTGCTGGGTGATGGGGTTGTCGAGCAGCAGGTCGCGGATTTGTTGCTTGTTGTTCTGGCGCGAGAGCTGCGCCAGAATGGCATCCCTTTCCGTTTCGGAAATGTAGCCGAGATAATGCTCGTTGAGTGCCACGGTGGCCGAAGACCAGGCCAGGTCCGCGTCTTGCACGGAGCCGGGATTGGTCATGGCGCTCCATTTGTTGAAGGCGCGTTGCTCGTAATCCACGGTTTCGGCGGAGGTGGCCAACGGGTTGATATAATCGAGGTCCAGTTTGCCGGCCATCCGGGTGAAGGCGGAGAAGTCGATGCGCAGGGGGGTGTTGCGCTGGCCTTTCTTTGTTACCACTACGATCACGCCGTTGGCGGAGCGCGCACCCCAGATGGAAGCGGCGGCGGCGTCTTTGAGAATGGTCACGCTTTCCACGTCGTTGGGGTTGATGGTGGCGAAGTCGCCATTGATGGGGAAACCATCCACAACCACCAGCGGGGCTGCGGTGGCGTAGAGGCTCGATTTGCCGCGGATTTCGAAAGTGGGATTGCCGTCTACGTCCATTTTTGCCTGCACGCCTGCGGTGGTGCCGATGATGCGGCTGCCGATATTGGTGGACGGGCGGCCCAGTTGTTCCTTATCGATATAACCGAACGAGCCGGTCGCTCTTTCCTTGTTCAGTTGCTGGAAGCCTGTATTCACGACGGTAACGGTGCTGAGCTGGCGGGCGCCTTTCATTACTACATCCACCGACTTGCGGCCATGAAGCGCGACGATCTGGGTTTCAAGGCCCACGTAGCTAAAAACCAGTTCAGCGTTGGCATCGGGAACATTGAGTGCAAACTGTCCTTTGGCGCCGCTAAAAGTGCCGCCGCTGGCACCTTTCACGGAGATGCTCACACCTTCCAGCGGCTCACCGGCGGCATCGGTCACCCGGCCTTCGACGCGCACCATCTGGCGGATGGCGCTTTTATCGGCGACTACAATCATATCGTTCTCCAGCATTTTAAAATCGAGGTTGGAGCGCCCGAGCGCGTGGCTCAGCACTTCCGACACGGCGGTATTCTGTACTTCGATGCTCACCCGGAAATTGCGGGGAATGATATCATTGGAGAAAACGAAACGGTATGTCGTTTTCTTTTCAATGGAATTGAACAGTTGCTGGACGGAAACATCGTTCAGCTTCAACGTAACCCGGGTGTCTTGCGAATAGGTGTTCGCACTTACGTGGATGCATGCCACCACGGTAAGTAGAATGGTTAGTTTCATAAACATAATCAATTTGACAGGAGCCCACGGCTCCCCTTTCCCCAGCCTGGAAGTTGGTTTTTTTGCATACTTTCGTACAGGTTTAAAGTGAATAAACAGGAAACAGGTTACCGTGTCAACAGAACCCTGTCTCCCAGCTTGAACCAAGGGGGAATGCGTCACCATTCTCCCTTTTTTATGTCACATGTGATGTGTCCGGAGCGCGTCACCGCTCTTTCTCTCATCTACTGATGTAAAACCACGGTATGGTCGTTTTCGAACCGGAATCCGAATGGCCTGGAAAGCTGCATCACTTCCAGTACCCGGTGGAGGGTTTCTTTGTTGAAATGCCCTGTAAAATGATACCCGCGCAGCGTTTCCGTTTCGAAACGGATTTGTACGCCGTACCATCGTTCCAGCTTCCGGGCGATGTCCCCGAAAGACTCATCGGCGAAAATCAGCCGGTTGTCGACCCATGATAATTCAACAATGGCGCTGTCTTGTGGAATGTGTGTGAGAGAGTCGATAGCATATCCGCCAGGGGCTTTTCTCATGTCTGCCCGTTGCGGTTGTAATGGTTGAATATCTGATGATTCAGTTTGCCTGGCGATCACCAGTTTTTCTTTTGGTTGCAGATAGATCTGTTGTCCTGCGGGCATGTCGACCCGTACGCGGCCGCGGATCAATGCAGTTTCAACCGTTTGGTCGTCTTTATATGCTTTTACGTTGAAAGCCGTGCCCAGCACGGTGATGTCCATGTCTTCGGTATGAATGACGAAGGGGGCGGAAACGTCCTGAGCGATATCGAAAAATGCTTCTCCTTCCAGTGTCAGTTCGCGTTTGCCGTTGTGAAACCCGGGCTCGAGGCGTAAGGTACTGGCTGCGTTGAGGACTACTTTCGACCCGTCTGGCAGTTGGAAAGATTTCCGTTCGCCGGCTTTGCTGGCATACACGGGCATATTGCTTTCCGTTGCGGGTACGTCTTTGCGCATCCAGATCATCGTTAACACGAGGCCGGTCAATGTGGCGGCTACGGCCAGCGCATACCACTTCCATCCGTTCTGCTTTACGGCCTGAATTTTCCTTTCCTGCATGCCAGGCCTGATCCCCCGGGCAAACAGGGCTTCGGTGAACTTGCGGTGGTGGGCCGCGAAGACGTCTGCATCGAGGCCGCCGTTGAGGCAGAGATACATCACTTTGGCCGTTTGCACGAGGTCCCGTTTCTCGGGGTGGGCCGCCTGCCACTGCTCCCAAAACCTTATTGCGGCCGGGTTGGTTCCCATGCAATACTGCTGGAAGGATTCATCCATCACCAGGTCTTCCGCCTTATGCCGCCAATAGTTCATCTCCTCGCTTTACAGTATAGAGCAGGCAGGAAAGCGGATTTACTATGAAATTGTTAATTTTTTCCCGTTTAATGCAAAATCAGCAGCAAAGCGGCGGAGATCAGGGTTTCGATGGGAAGGCCTGAAGATTGCACGTGCCCTTTCAGTTCGAGTTTCAGTTGTTTGAGGGCGTCGTGTATAATATTATAGGCTGTTCTTTTGGTGATGCCGCAGGTGAGGGCGATATGGTCGTAATCGAGGTCTTCGAAGAATTTCATACGCAGGAGTTGTTGCTGCCGCTGGGTAAGGCGGCGGAAAGCTTTCGCGAATACCTGGGTGAACGCGTCGTTCCCTTCGATGGCGGCGAGGTAATCTTCATGCGACCACTGGAGCTTCTGGGCCGAGGGGGCTTCCTGGTGGTGTTCCAGGCGCTTCTTGCCCGAGGCGATTTCGCGCAGCATGCGCCGGTGCAGACAGGTGATGAGGTACGCACGGACGTTGGACACCTCCGGCAGCGTATGCCGCCTCTCCCAGAGATCGAGCAATACCGCGGTAAAGCAGTCATTGGCCAGGTCGCGGTCGCCCGTGAGCTTAACGCCATAATTGATAAGGCCTGTATAATGCAACTGGTACAAAGCAGATAATGCATCCGTATTTCCGTCCCGGAGCTGGCACCAATAATCCTGCGTGTGCAAATTCCCGTTCATGCTCGTTAGTTGGTTGATAAAGGGGCGGATGAATCACGTTACTGAAGGCATCCAAGTTAAGGCATTCCGCCGAAATTTACAACCCGCCCGGTATCCGGTGGTTCTGACTCCTTATTAAATGGCTCCCGGCCGGAAACGAAAAAGCCCGCGCACGGGGCGCGGGCTTCCATCCTTACTTATAAAAAAGGCTAACCTTGTGTCTGCGGTTGGGCAGGTTGTGCAGGTTGCGCTCCGGGAGCGGGTTCCGCGCTATCCGGCGCCTTGTCGATCAGCTCCATGAACTGGTCGAGTTTCGGTGTGATGATGATCTGGGTGCGGCGGTTGCGCGTTTTACCTTCAGGCGTATCGTTCGACGCGATCGGGTTGTATTCGCCGCGGCCACCGGCAGTGAGGCGTTTCGGGTCCACACCATAATTGTTCTGCAGCGATTGCACCACCGAAGAGGCGCGCAGGGTACTGAGATCCCAGTTGTTGCGGATATTCGGTTTGTTGATCGGCACATTATCCGTATTACCCTCGATCAGCACGTCGTAATCGCGGTAATCTTTAATGATCTTGGCGATTTTGCTAAGGGTTTCGCCTGCGGCGGGGGAAATTTCGTAGCTGCCGGATTTATACAGCATGTTGTCCGACAATGAGATATACACCACGCCTTTCAGCACCTGCACGTCCACATCGCGCATTTCCTCGCGGCTCAGGGAGCGGGTCAGGTTGTTGGTGAGCACCATGTTGAGGGAGTCGCTCTTGTTCTTGGAATTCACCAGTTGCTGGATGTAGCGGTTGGAAGCGTTGATCTCGTCTACCAGTTTGGAAATATTCACATTACCCTGGCTGGAAGAGTTCAGGCATTTGTCCAGCGCTTCCTGTAACGAACGGAGTCCCGCCCGTTGCGAAGCGATCTGTTCTTCGAGGCTGCGCACGCGGGTGGAAGATCCCGACATCTCGCGCTGGCAATCGTTGTACTTATCGGTAAGGGCTTTGTAATCGTTCTGCAACTCACCATAATTACCTTGCAGCGCTGCGAATTTCTTGTTGCTCACGCATCCTGTCCCCAGGATGGCCACCGCGAAAAATGCGGTTGATATTGCTATTATTTTCATATCACAAAAGGATTAAGACTCATAGTGTTACAAAGGTTGTACCATTACTGCTCATTCGACTTACTTCATTAACAATCAATCAACAAGAAATGTTCATGCTGCTTAATGTGTTTACAGAAACGTTGAAATTCCGGAATGGATGGATGGATGCGCGGGCTGATTTCACCGCAAATAGAAGATGTATGGCGTAGCAATAGTTGTCAGCCGTTCGTATCCGGCTGGCCGCTCACCCAGGCTTTCGCCATATCGAACCCCGAGAGCGGGTAAGCCCTGATTTCGCCATGGACCAGCGGGCTGAGGGTACGGTAAGCGATGCGGACCCAGCGCTCGTCCGACACGATGGCCATCCGCTCC
Above is a genomic segment from Chitinophaga pollutisoli containing:
- a CDS encoding Crp/Fnr family transcriptional regulator yields the protein MQQLLAHLARYHPISPAARQALEDCLTESVHAKNELLIVQGQVCRRLYFVEKGCLRGYYHLDGKEITHWFGFEQDFVTSFHSFTTGQPAMENIQLMEGAVLWSVSREELLRLLDAHHELERLVRIAYEKYYLRLEERYVNAQFKSAAERYEQLLEQAPYILERAPLGYVASYLGISQETLSRVRGRL
- the yiaA gene encoding inner membrane protein YiaA, translated to METVKQQQPSAAFVAASWIALLAGAVAFNIGLWNAPMQLNEKGYYFTVLMFGLFAAVSVQKSVRDQMEGIPVTAIYYGLSWFSTILAVVLLTVGLWNAELTRSEKGFYAMSFVLALFGAIAVQKNTRDAKVFRREEDAKQ
- a CDS encoding redoxin family protein is translated as MKKLICLLAAGMLTLGAYAQEGQRKEPKATPKEIKSLRKAVKKDFNNTKAHEDYIYAAGAESKKVQAQYDKWIRKNPRSVAIPFAFASALYDKELPAAKPYLEQVVKLDPQNGEAYQMLWIDAERWGDFAAGREYLRKATEADPSNPNYAFYYASSFSEADSTKHHHMMLEVPKRFPGTERGAQALYWLAQRSQNPKVKTDVWEMARKQFDPGKNGWAMSAMNNYYGYLLANDAPKAQELAAEMLRNDSLRSSQQWLQNKAVADAIVGGRALAAEGKYAEAMQQLAAAPRMRYGPTIYLLLKEKAITSHAMGNTAAAYDSLLRYYAVEPTEEVYGFMTQYGGKLGKNDAAIQADVWNVRKAASKPATAFSLDNYMTAGKTSLESLKGKVVLVTYWFPGCGPCRGEFPHFEAVVRKYGKDQLAYVGINIAHEQDPYVVPFMNQSGYSFIPVRDEPEKRGNLIARGAPTNYLIDKEGNIVFSNFRTDGHNQRTLELMINELLDK
- a CDS encoding RagB/SusD family nutrient uptake outer membrane protein, producing the protein MTIQFRHIFRTAFICGALGFASCDKFLEERPSKTSALEVKTADQLEALLNAHASFYSESNRYAIYSTDDYGLKAEMYKAARTPFNLTGIQCALWDTRYLPDDTRDGFWTNEYKKIFTANMVLSLVESVSGTAEQKASLTADAHFIRAYSYFQLANTYALPYTDASKNEPGVPIKLSTSFDEPMARAPLEKVYQQIESDLSEALKTTVPLVQNGRARHWRASTTGVKGFAARYYLTRGNYAEALKYAQAALDEYGTLVDYNTEMRYGRTQSLVVNPGTPEVKTVVLQYPYTHDNQIDQTDMLGWKEFLYFRMLSHDSWWYLPSEALLSLYDKDHDLRYRYHMVEGYSYDRSMINPGYDYPGYVFFFKDRMPSGPTVAEMLLTKAEALARSGKPADAMAALNQLRAKRMEPGSWVNLSATSNDDAIAKVLQERRREMPFVHRWMDIRRFNSNDYPNDDVSLSRSFFPYNSAAVQTNEAEKTYTLPKDSRRFATPIPQTEIIASNGQIQQNKY
- a CDS encoding SusC/RagA family TonB-linked outer membrane protein — its product is MKLTILLTVVACIHVSANTYSQDTRVTLKLNDVSVQQLFNSIEKKTTYRFVFSNDIIPRNFRVSIEVQNTAVSEVLSHALGRSNLDFKMLENDMIVVADKSAIRQMVRVEGRVTDAAGEPLEGVSISVKGASGGTFSGAKGQFALNVPDANAELVFSYVGLETQIVALHGRKSVDVVMKGARQLSTVTVVNTGFQQLNKERATGSFGYIDKEQLGRPSTNIGSRIIGTTAGVQAKMDVDGNPTFEIRGKSSLYATAAPLVVVDGFPINGDFATINPNDVESVTILKDAAAASIWGARSANGVIVVVTKKGQRNTPLRIDFSAFTRMAGKLDLDYINPLATSAETVDYEQRAFNKWSAMTNPGSVQDADLAWSSATVALNEHYLGYISETERDAILAQLSRQNNKQQIRDLLLDNPITQQYNLSLSGSTGRMTNMVSLLFENNQSNFKNTGYQKYLLNFRSVANITKWLDLSIGGMVHYNKQDSSGLKLADIQDISPYEMLQNPDGSLTNLQQYYMPILDRHIPTGRFPYADWSYNPVREINNRKLTRTHLNARFMGGLTLKLMKGLTLDSKFQYEIFNNNVRNYYNDQTFYVRQTVNQGASWNQTTGAVSPNIPKGSILGQQRYRTQAYNWRNSVNYNNTFHRDHEVNVIAGVEIANAVTEFFANPLTYGYNDETLTSGILPNGPGGTFKTIQNWQGNNFTIPYGNGFAYNTNRYFSSFANLAYTYLGKYTVSGSFRTDASNIIADDPKYRYSPFWSAGLGWAMHRERFLQHNNTINRLNLRATYGYNGNEDRTTSFKPLIALGSVSNVYTGDNTATISSFGNPSLRWEKTATWNIGLDYGLFDNKLFGKIDLYNKYGKDQIAQVTIPAINGTTTQKLNNAEISNRGVELEIGTSQRIARRISWQGNLNFAYNKNRIEKLFIANYAAYSLANGGTAAYVQGANADALWRYRYAGVHDGQPMVYGDKGTLYNFFTFTPGDGRNYMQNAGTTVAPYTLGFMNTLRVYDFDLSFIVTGKFGHVFERLGFNYPAVWSTRVLPNEKISEVLNGDMQQIIPLPQNDVEDRYYFWDRFFPYMNYLVEKAGHIRMQEVNLTYNLDKAKLAKIGFQHVQVFAQGNNLFTIYGNNAKEDPEFRKGFLRPQPTVTLGIKCSL
- a CDS encoding FecR domain-containing protein gives rise to the protein MNYWRHKAEDLVMDESFQQYCMGTNPAAIRFWEQWQAAHPEKRDLVQTAKVMYLCLNGGLDADVFAAHHRKFTEALFARGIRPGMQERKIQAVKQNGWKWYALAVAATLTGLVLTMIWMRKDVPATESNMPVYASKAGERKSFQLPDGSKVVLNAASTLRLEPGFHNGKRELTLEGEAFFDIAQDVSAPFVIHTEDMDITVLGTAFNVKAYKDDQTVETALIRGRVRVDMPAGQQIYLQPKEKLVIARQTESSDIQPLQPQRADMRKAPGGYAIDSLTHIPQDSAIVELSWVDNRLIFADESFGDIARKLERWYGVQIRFETETLRGYHFTGHFNKETLHRVLEVMQLSRPFGFRFENDHTVVLHQ
- a CDS encoding sigma-70 family RNA polymerase sigma factor, which gives rise to MNGNLHTQDYWCQLRDGNTDALSALYQLHYTGLINYGVKLTGDRDLANDCFTAVLLDLWERRHTLPEVSNVRAYLITCLHRRMLREIASGKKRLEHHQEAPSAQKLQWSHEDYLAAIEGNDAFTQVFAKAFRRLTQRQQQLLRMKFFEDLDYDHIALTCGITKRTAYNIIHDALKQLKLELKGHVQSSGLPIETLISAALLLILH
- a CDS encoding OmpA family protein; amino-acid sequence: MKIIAISTAFFAVAILGTGCVSNKKFAALQGNYGELQNDYKALTDKYNDCQREMSGSSTRVRSLEEQIASQRAGLRSLQEALDKCLNSSSQGNVNISKLVDEINASNRYIQQLVNSKNKSDSLNMVLTNNLTRSLSREEMRDVDVQVLKGVVYISLSDNMLYKSGSYEISPAAGETLSKIAKIIKDYRDYDVLIEGNTDNVPINKPNIRNNWDLSTLRASSVVQSLQNNYGVDPKRLTAGGRGEYNPIASNDTPEGKTRNRRTQIIITPKLDQFMELIDKAPDSAEPAPGAQPAQPAQPQTQG